The genomic stretch tgggggacactgctgctgtacccttgagcaaggtactttacctagattgctccagtaaaaacccaactgtataaatggggaattgtatgtaaaaataatgtgatatcttgtaacaattggaagtcgccctggataaaagcgtctgttaagaaataaataataataataataataataataataataataataataataataataatgatgatggaTGTAACAAATACTAGAATGGGCTAGAATTGACTGAACTATTGCTGGTGTCCCAAGACTTCCTGACACCCCCCCGcacacaacaacaacagaatTTGGGTTGGTCCAGCTCAGGTTGAGTTCCTAAGACTTGGACTGTACCAAGGTGTGAGAATCTCTGGAAGGAGGGGTGGTTAGGCCTGAGGGAGAGTGGGTTGAGGTATAAAGAGTCGATTGTACTCTTCTTCAAAGGAGATGCTCTTAAGCTTCTCGAGAGACAACAGAGCTTGGGCTCCCTGTGAAAACAAAGCCATGCAGACGAGAGGATAACTTAACAGAGATTGGTTTGCAGAGGTAAATTCTCAACCTCAAAATGTGGCATTTATTCCAGAAGGCTCAACCCCTTTAACAGAGAGTCATTTTTGGACACAGCAATGCTCCACAAGGCCCAACCCCTTTAATAGAGTCTCCTTCTTGGACAAAGCACAGCTCTAAGGGCCCCTGGAAATGGAGGCTCACCCAGGTGAAGatggagaagaaggagaaggtgaTGGAGGCTCTCGCTGCGTCTGCACCCTCCTTCAGGGGGTTGTCCTCTGGCTTGGACACCTGCCATTGATTGGTCAGGAGACAGAAGCCCACGAACCACATGAAGGACCAGAacgctgtgtgagagagagagacattaacAACGATATTAacaagcattcagaactgggcagacatatggcaaatgacatttaatagagaaaagtggaaggtgctgcatgcaggcaataaaaatgtgcattataaatatcatatgagagatactgaaattgaagatctatgataaagatctaggagtttatgttgactcagaaatgtcttcatctagacaatgtggggaagctataaaaaaggccaacgagatgctcggatatattgtgagaagtgttgaatttaaatcaagggaagtaatgttgaaactttacaatgcattagtaagacctcacctagaatattgtgttcagttctggtcgcctcgttacaaaaaggatatcgctgctctagaaagagtgcaaagaagagcgaccagaattatcccgggtttaaaaggcatgtcgtatgcagacaggctcaaagaattgaatctgttcagtcttgaacaaagaagactaggcggcgatctgattcaaacattcaaaatcctaaaaggtattgacaatgtattaataatggggcaggtataaaaatgctggacaggcctggtcgCCTAGAATtctggctagcatggctgcaagaggagacctcggtgactttgaaagaggggtgattgtcgggggtgcgtttggcaggagcttcagtgaccgagacagctcaacttgctgatgtttcacgagcagcgGTGTCTAAGGcgtggcatggaactccgagggaatgacatcatcagcaaagggcaacagcgggcggaagcgcatactccaggatcgtgatatccgtgcgttCATTCCAAGCGCAAAGGCAGAACAGGGAGAGCGactgcagatcaactgactgcggatttcaacctggggcgcgagcggccagtttcatcaaaaacggtccgacgaggactccacagagcgggatagcAGAGCGGCCCAACGCCCTGTTGAGTGACTTTacactggggtttccattttttgtccactacctctatatatatgcaaaaacattttttgataTGATTATGCTTACTTGACTTTATCAGCCATTATTAACACGAATTCTAAACACACAAGCTGCTGTGCAGAACACTCCACAGATACTGAAAATCTCTTtgtttgtatatttctgtgctcATGGCTCTCTAGATCACACATAAGCCCAAATTCTGCTCGGGGGCGTGGCTTTAACTCTGCAGTGGGCGGGGTCACTCACCGGACACACCCACGTCCGCCAGCACAGCTTTCTTGCGATCCTTGACGCTGCTGATCTGAGGGAAGTAGACGTCGAGGGCGAGGAAGGCCAGGCAGCACAGGAAGGCCAGCGTCCCCATGGTAACGCCATAGTTACAGGCGTTGTGGTTCCGGTTGAAGATGCAATACTCCTCCACCTCATCCGGGCGATTCACGTAGCCTTCGTTCGCAATCGAGCCGAAGATCACGATGGAGAAAacctgggggagggaggaggggggggagaggttAGGCCTGGAGCGAAAcaaagagaggggggggggacagagagagagagagagagagggagagagagagagagggagagagagagagggagagaggggggagggagatagagagagagagagagagaggaggagagagagagaggaggagagggagagagagagagggagagagagagagggagagaggggggagggagagagagagggagagaggagagagagggggagggagagggagacggggagggagagagagggagagagagagaggggggagggagagggag from Acipenser ruthenus unplaced genomic scaffold, fAciRut3.2 maternal haplotype, whole genome shotgun sequence encodes the following:
- the LOC131727304 gene encoding synaptogyrin-1-like isoform X2, with product MEGMAYGAGKAGGAFDPQMFVRQPHSVLRMVSWVFSIVIFGSIANEGYVNRPDEVEEYCIFNRNHNACNYGVTMGTLAFLCCLAFLALDVYFPQISSVKDRKKAVLADVGVSAFWSFMWFVGFCLLTNQWQVSKPEDNPLKEGADAARASITFSFFSIFTWGAQALLSLEKLKSISFEEEYNRLFIPQPTLPQA
- the LOC131727304 gene encoding synaptogyrin-1-like isoform X1, whose translation is MEGMAYGAGKAGGAFDPQMFVRQPHSVLRMVSWVFSIVIFGSIANEGYVNRPDEVEEYCIFNRNHNACNYGVTMGTLAFLCCLAFLALDVYFPQISSVKDRKKAVLADVGVSAFWSFMWFVGFCLLTNQWQVSKPEDNPLKEGADAARASITFSFFSIFTWVSLHFQGPLELCFVQEGDSIKGVGPCGALLCPKMTLC